From a region of the Streptomyces sp. B21-083 genome:
- a CDS encoding alpha-1,4-glucan--maltose-1-phosphate maltosyltransferase — translation MSPTPAIGRIPVRDVRPAVESGRRPAKAVAGETFQVSATVFREGHDAIGANVVLCDAAGRPGPWTPMRELAPGTDRWGADVTPDTAGHWTYRVEAWGDPISTWRHHAGIKIPAGIDVGLVLEEGALLYERAAAGVPERAARAAVLAAAQALGDDSLPVADRLEPALTPAVDKVLRRYPLREPLTSSEPSALVVERERALYGAWYEFFPRSEGTPEQPHGTFRTAARRLPAIAAMGFDVLYLPPIHPIGHTFRKGPNNTLSASAQDVGVPWAIGSEAGGHDAVHPGLGTLEDFDFFVAEAARHGLEVALDFALQCSPDHPWVQKYPQWFHHRPDGTIAYAENPPKKYQDIYPIAFDADLPGLVAETVRVLRHWMDHGVRIFRVDNPHTKPVVFWEQVIADINRTDPDVIFLAEAFTRPAMMHTLAQVGFQQSYTYFTWRTTKSELTDYLTELSGDAAAYMRPNFFVNTPDILHAYLQQGGRPAFEVRAVLAATLSPTWGVYSGYELCENTPLRESSEEYLDSEKYQLRSRDWESAERNGHSIAPLIAALNRIRRDHPALRRLRNLHFHRTDNDAVIAYSKRTGEDTVLVVVNLDPHHTQQATVSLDMPQLGLDKREDEGCSLAVRDELSGETYRWGRTNYVRLEPGRAPAHVFHLLRYSTGGQ, via the coding sequence ATGAGCCCGACCCCGGCCATCGGCCGCATCCCGGTGCGGGATGTGCGCCCGGCCGTCGAAAGCGGCAGGCGCCCGGCGAAGGCCGTCGCGGGCGAGACCTTCCAGGTCTCCGCGACGGTCTTCCGCGAAGGTCATGACGCGATCGGCGCGAACGTGGTGCTGTGCGACGCGGCGGGCCGGCCGGGCCCCTGGACACCGATGCGTGAACTGGCCCCGGGCACCGACCGCTGGGGCGCGGACGTCACCCCGGACACGGCGGGCCACTGGACCTACCGGGTCGAGGCGTGGGGCGATCCGATCAGCACCTGGCGGCACCACGCGGGCATCAAGATCCCGGCCGGGATCGATGTCGGGCTGGTGCTGGAGGAGGGCGCACTCCTGTACGAGCGTGCCGCCGCGGGTGTGCCGGAGCGGGCGGCGCGGGCTGCCGTACTGGCCGCGGCACAGGCCCTGGGCGACGACTCACTCCCGGTCGCGGATCGCCTCGAACCGGCGCTGACTCCGGCGGTGGACAAGGTGTTGCGCCGGTATCCGCTGCGTGAGCCGCTCACCTCCAGTGAGCCGTCGGCGCTGGTGGTGGAGCGGGAACGGGCCCTGTACGGGGCCTGGTACGAGTTCTTCCCGCGTTCGGAGGGCACGCCCGAGCAGCCGCACGGCACGTTCCGGACGGCGGCGCGGCGGTTGCCGGCGATCGCCGCGATGGGCTTCGACGTCCTGTACCTGCCGCCGATCCATCCGATCGGCCACACCTTCCGCAAGGGCCCCAACAACACCCTGTCCGCGTCGGCGCAGGATGTGGGGGTGCCGTGGGCGATCGGTTCCGAGGCGGGCGGCCATGACGCCGTCCACCCCGGTCTGGGGACCCTGGAGGACTTCGACTTCTTCGTCGCCGAGGCCGCCCGGCACGGGCTGGAAGTGGCGCTGGACTTCGCACTGCAGTGCTCGCCGGACCATCCCTGGGTGCAGAAGTATCCGCAGTGGTTCCATCACCGCCCCGACGGGACGATCGCCTACGCGGAGAACCCGCCCAAGAAGTACCAGGACATCTACCCCATCGCCTTCGACGCCGACCTGCCCGGTCTGGTCGCGGAGACGGTGCGGGTGCTGCGGCACTGGATGGACCACGGGGTGCGGATCTTCCGGGTCGACAACCCGCACACCAAACCGGTCGTCTTCTGGGAACAGGTGATCGCGGACATCAACCGCACCGACCCGGACGTGATCTTCCTGGCGGAGGCGTTCACCCGCCCGGCGATGATGCACACCCTGGCCCAGGTCGGCTTCCAGCAGTCGTACACCTACTTCACCTGGCGTACCACCAAGAGCGAACTCACCGACTACCTGACCGAGTTGTCCGGGGACGCCGCCGCGTACATGCGCCCGAATTTCTTCGTCAACACCCCCGACATCCTGCACGCGTACCTTCAGCAGGGCGGACGCCCCGCCTTCGAGGTACGCGCCGTGCTCGCCGCGACACTCTCCCCGACCTGGGGCGTATACAGCGGCTACGAACTGTGCGAGAACACCCCGCTGCGCGAGAGCAGCGAAGAATACCTGGACTCCGAGAAATACCAACTCCGCTCCAGGGACTGGGAATCGGCCGAACGGAACGGGCATTCGATCGCCCCGCTCATCGCCGCCCTCAACCGGATCAGACGCGACCACCCCGCCCTGCGCCGGCTCAGGAACCTGCACTTCCACCGCACCGACAACGACGCGGTGATCGCGTACAGCAAGCGCACCGGCGAGGACACGGTGCTGGTGGTCGTGAACCTCGACCCTCACCACACCCAGCAGGCGACGGTCTCGTTGGACATGCCGCAACTCGGCCTGGACAAGCGGGAAGACGAGGGATGTTCCCTCGCGGTGCGTGACGAGCTGAGCGGTGAGACCTACCGCTGGGGCCGCACCAACTACGTACGTCTGGAGCCGGGCAGGGCGCCCGCGCACGTATTCCACCTGCTGCGGTACTCGACTGGAGGCCAGTAA
- the treS gene encoding maltose alpha-D-glucosyltransferase, giving the protein MTVNDPVPDTFEDTPAKDRDPEWFKRAVFYEVLVRSFQDSNGDGIGDLKGLTAKLDYLQWLGIDCLWLPPFFKSPLRDGGYDVSDYTAVLPEFGDLADFVEFVDAAHQRGMRVIIDFVMNHTSDQHPWFQESRNNPQGPYGDYYVWADKDEQYPDARIIFVDTEASNWTFDPVRKQYYWHRFFSHQPDLNYENPAVQEEILSALKFWLDLGIDGFRLDAVPYLYQAEGTNCENLPATHDFLKHVRKEIDAHYPDTVLLAEANQWPEDVVDYFGDFASGGDECHMAFHFPVMPRIFMAVRRESRYPVSEILAKTPAIPNNCQWGIFLRNHDELTLEMVTDEERDYMWAEYAKDPRMRANIGIRRRLAPLLDNDRNQIELFTALLLSLPGSPILYYGDEIGMGDNIWLGDRDAVRTPMQWTPDRNAGFSSCDPGRLVLPTIMDPVYGYQVTNVEASMSSPSSLLHWTRRMIEIRKQNPAFGLGSYTELPSSNPAVIAFLREHKDDLVLCVHNFSRFAQPTELDLQAFSGAHPVELIGGVRFPAIGELPYLLTLAGHGFYWFRLTRAAPRTARRP; this is encoded by the coding sequence GTGACCGTCAACGACCCTGTTCCGGACACCTTCGAGGACACTCCCGCCAAGGACCGGGACCCCGAGTGGTTCAAACGCGCCGTCTTCTACGAGGTCCTCGTCCGCTCCTTCCAGGACAGCAACGGCGACGGCATCGGCGACCTCAAAGGCCTCACCGCCAAACTCGACTACCTCCAATGGCTCGGCATCGACTGCCTCTGGCTCCCCCCCTTCTTCAAATCCCCCCTCCGCGACGGCGGCTACGACGTCTCCGACTACACCGCCGTCCTCCCCGAATTCGGCGACCTCGCCGACTTCGTCGAATTCGTCGACGCCGCCCACCAACGCGGCATGCGCGTCATCATCGACTTCGTCATGAACCACACCAGCGACCAACACCCCTGGTTCCAGGAATCCAGAAACAACCCCCAAGGCCCCTACGGCGACTACTACGTCTGGGCCGACAAAGACGAACAATACCCAGACGCCCGCATCATCTTCGTCGACACCGAAGCCTCCAACTGGACCTTCGACCCCGTCCGCAAGCAGTACTACTGGCACCGCTTCTTCTCCCACCAACCCGACCTCAACTACGAAAACCCCGCAGTCCAGGAAGAAATCCTCTCCGCCCTCAAATTCTGGCTCGACCTCGGCATCGACGGCTTCCGCCTCGACGCCGTCCCCTACCTCTACCAGGCCGAGGGCACCAACTGCGAAAACCTCCCCGCCACCCACGACTTCCTCAAACACGTCCGCAAGGAAATCGACGCCCACTACCCCGACACGGTCCTGCTCGCGGAAGCCAACCAGTGGCCAGAAGACGTCGTCGACTACTTCGGTGACTTCGCCAGCGGCGGCGACGAATGCCACATGGCATTCCACTTCCCCGTCATGCCCCGCATCTTCATGGCAGTCAGGCGTGAATCGCGTTACCCGGTCTCCGAAATCCTCGCCAAAACCCCGGCCATCCCCAACAACTGCCAGTGGGGAATCTTCCTGCGCAACCACGACGAGCTCACCCTCGAAATGGTCACCGACGAAGAACGCGACTACATGTGGGCCGAATACGCCAAAGACCCCCGCATGCGCGCCAACATCGGCATCCGACGCCGCCTCGCCCCCCTCCTCGACAACGACCGCAACCAGATCGAACTCTTCACCGCCCTCCTGCTGTCCCTCCCCGGCTCGCCGATCCTCTACTACGGCGACGAGATCGGCATGGGCGACAACATCTGGCTCGGCGACCGCGACGCCGTCCGCACCCCCATGCAATGGACCCCCGACCGCAACGCCGGCTTCTCCTCCTGCGACCCCGGCCGCCTCGTCCTGCCCACGATCATGGACCCCGTCTACGGCTACCAGGTCACCAACGTCGAAGCCTCCATGTCGTCCCCCTCCTCGCTCCTGCACTGGACCCGGCGCATGATCGAGATCCGCAAACAGAACCCCGCCTTCGGTCTCGGCTCCTACACCGAACTCCCCTCCTCCAACCCCGCCGTGATCGCCTTCCTACGCGAACACAAGGACGACCTCGTCCTGTGCGTCCACAACTTCTCCCGCTTCGCCCAGCCCACCGAGCTCGACCTGCAAGCCTTCAGCGGCGCACACCCCGTCGAACTCATCGGCGGAGTCCGCTTCCCCGCCATCGGTGAACTCCCCTACCTCCTCACCCTCGCAGGCCACGGCTTCTACTGGTTCCGGCTCACCCGAGCCGCCCCGCGCACCGCCCGACGACCGTGA
- a CDS encoding maltokinase N-terminal cap-like domain-containing protein — MPKTASLRPSRTAALAEPLSSLGGLLREWLPQQRWFAGKDRPVTDLDLLSMTELFPGCLHLLVRTGHTAVPVPGGPPPPGDCYQLLLRVQDRPSPHLGRALIGRAHEGPLAGLLVYDALQDPRTAELLLERLRHPGTAGPLRFEADPAVSVPAGLTPRLLDVEQSNTSLVYGDSFILKVLRRVQPGVHPDLEVPAALARQGCARVPAPAAWFRTDLPQDATLGVLQPFLPGAFDGWTLALRALASGHPFTDEAHELGRATADVHLALATAFPCDTHGGRHSRRTAAAMTDRLDAAVHCVPALRPYARGLRAAFDTLAGFDAGPAAQRVHGDLHLGQVLRTGGTGGDWYVIDFEGEPSRPLAERRSTQSPVRDIAGMLRSFDYAARTRLPWRPEWARRCREAYCAGYAARAGWDPRRDPGLLRAYETDRAVYEVVYEARHRPDWLPVPMAAIERLAVRGG, encoded by the coding sequence ATGCCGAAGACCGCATCTCTTCGCCCGAGCCGGACGGCGGCCCTCGCCGAGCCGCTGAGCTCGCTCGGTGGGCTGCTCCGCGAGTGGCTGCCGCAGCAGCGCTGGTTCGCGGGCAAGGACCGGCCTGTCACGGACCTGGACCTGCTGTCGATGACGGAGCTGTTTCCGGGCTGCCTGCACCTGCTCGTCCGCACCGGCCACACGGCCGTCCCCGTCCCCGGCGGCCCTCCCCCGCCCGGCGACTGCTACCAACTGCTCCTCCGCGTCCAGGACCGTCCGTCGCCGCACCTCGGCCGGGCTCTCATCGGCCGCGCACACGAGGGTCCCTTGGCCGGCCTGCTGGTCTACGACGCCTTGCAGGACCCCCGGACGGCCGAACTGCTGCTGGAGCGCCTCCGTCACCCCGGAACGGCCGGCCCCCTGCGCTTCGAGGCCGACCCCGCCGTCAGCGTGCCCGCCGGACTCACCCCGCGTCTCCTCGACGTGGAACAGTCCAACACCTCGCTCGTGTACGGCGACTCGTTCATCCTGAAGGTGCTCAGACGCGTCCAGCCGGGTGTCCACCCCGACCTGGAGGTGCCCGCCGCCCTCGCCCGGCAGGGCTGCGCCCGGGTACCCGCCCCGGCCGCCTGGTTCAGGACCGATCTGCCTCAGGACGCGACCCTCGGGGTGCTCCAGCCCTTCCTGCCCGGCGCCTTTGACGGCTGGACACTCGCTCTGCGCGCCCTCGCCTCGGGGCACCCCTTCACCGACGAGGCCCACGAGTTGGGCCGCGCCACCGCCGACGTCCACCTGGCCCTCGCGACCGCCTTCCCCTGCGACACCCACGGCGGACGGCACAGCAGACGTACGGCGGCGGCGATGACCGACCGTCTCGATGCCGCCGTGCACTGCGTACCGGCGTTGCGGCCGTACGCCCGGGGGCTGCGAGCCGCGTTCGACACCCTGGCCGGGTTCGACGCCGGCCCGGCCGCGCAGCGCGTCCACGGTGATCTGCACCTCGGACAGGTGCTGCGCACGGGCGGTACCGGCGGGGACTGGTACGTGATCGACTTCGAGGGCGAGCCGTCCCGCCCGCTCGCGGAGCGACGCAGCACCCAGTCACCGGTCCGGGACATCGCCGGCATGCTGCGCTCCTTCGACTACGCCGCCCGCACCCGGCTGCCATGGCGCCCCGAGTGGGCCCGGCGCTGCCGGGAGGCCTACTGCGCGGGGTACGCCGCCCGGGCCGGGTGGGACCCGCGCCGCGACCCCGGGCTGCTGCGCGCGTACGAGACCGACCGCGCCGTGTACGAGGTCGTCTACGAGGCCAGACACCGCCCGGACTGGCTCCCCGTCCCTATGGCGGCGATCGAACGACTCGCCGTCCGAGGAGGCTGA
- the glgB gene encoding 1,4-alpha-glucan branching enzyme has translation MALHDPSLPDTPSLGRPDALWDPDDRRRLLAGTHHDPHSVLGAHPLPVGGVVFRALRPFARGVSVLVDGRPNRLDDDGDGFFSAVLPFDPSSATLPDHTLLVSYEGGSSEVGDPYRFLPALGELDLHLIREGRHEELWKALGAEPMTHQGVTGTRFTVWAPNAQGVRVAGDFTCWDGTAHPMRSLGAAGVWELFVPGVGEGERYKFEVVGRDGGRVMKADPMARRTEVPPATASVVTASHYDWGDEEWLARRSGSAVREKPFSVYEVHLPSWRLGSTYRQLADELPAYVADLGFTHVQLMPVAEHPFGPSWGYQVTSYYAPTARLGSPDDFRYLVDALHRAGVGVLLDWVPAHFPKDEWALARFDGGPLYEPGDARRAEHPDWGTYEFDLGRTEVRNFLVANAVYWCEEFHLDGLRVDAVASMLYLDYSRDSGQWTPNVHGGREDLDAVAFLQEMNATLYRRVPGVMTIAEESTAWDGVTRPTDSGGLGFGLKWNMGWMHDSLGYVQHEPVHRKYHHHEMTFSMVYAYSENYVLPISHDEVVHGKRSLVSKMPGDWWQRRATERAYLGFMWAHPGKQLLFMGQEFAQGSEWSEADGPDWWLLDPTYAAEPDHRGVRDLVRDLNTVYRRTPALWQRDTDPAGFRWVAGDAAEDNVFAFLRYDAAGAPLLAVSNFSPVVRHDYRLDVPGSVTAWQEVLNTDAARYGGGDILNPGAVTPRSSGIRLTLPPLATVWLTPARMG, from the coding sequence GTGGCCCTGCACGACCCCTCTCTCCCCGACACGCCCTCCCTGGGCAGGCCCGACGCCCTGTGGGATCCCGACGACAGGCGGCGCCTGCTCGCGGGCACCCATCACGACCCGCACTCCGTCCTGGGCGCACATCCCCTGCCCGTCGGCGGGGTCGTCTTCCGTGCGCTGCGCCCGTTCGCACGGGGAGTGAGCGTGCTTGTCGACGGGCGGCCGAACAGGCTCGACGACGACGGCGACGGGTTCTTCAGCGCCGTACTCCCCTTCGATCCCTCCTCCGCGACGCTTCCGGACCACACGCTGCTGGTGTCGTACGAGGGCGGCTCGTCGGAGGTCGGGGATCCGTACCGTTTCCTGCCCGCGCTCGGTGAGCTGGATCTGCATCTCATCCGGGAGGGGCGGCACGAGGAGCTGTGGAAGGCGCTGGGCGCCGAGCCGATGACCCACCAGGGCGTCACCGGCACCCGCTTCACCGTCTGGGCGCCGAACGCGCAGGGGGTGAGGGTCGCCGGGGACTTCACCTGCTGGGACGGCACCGCCCACCCGATGCGTTCCCTCGGCGCCGCCGGGGTGTGGGAGCTGTTCGTGCCCGGTGTGGGTGAGGGCGAGCGGTACAAGTTCGAGGTCGTGGGCCGGGACGGTGGCCGGGTCATGAAGGCGGACCCGATGGCCCGGCGCACCGAGGTGCCGCCCGCGACGGCGTCCGTCGTCACCGCCTCGCATTACGACTGGGGCGACGAGGAGTGGCTCGCGCGCCGCTCCGGCAGCGCGGTGCGCGAGAAGCCGTTCTCCGTGTACGAGGTCCATCTCCCGTCCTGGCGCCTCGGGTCGACGTACCGTCAACTGGCTGACGAGCTTCCCGCATACGTGGCCGACCTGGGCTTCACCCATGTACAGCTCATGCCGGTCGCCGAGCATCCGTTCGGCCCGTCCTGGGGGTATCAGGTCACCTCCTACTACGCGCCGACCGCCCGGCTGGGTTCCCCAGACGACTTCCGGTATCTGGTCGACGCGCTGCACCGGGCCGGTGTCGGCGTCCTGTTGGACTGGGTTCCGGCGCACTTCCCCAAGGACGAGTGGGCGCTGGCCCGGTTCGACGGGGGGCCCCTCTACGAGCCCGGTGACGCGCGGCGGGCCGAGCATCCGGACTGGGGGACGTACGAGTTCGACCTCGGGCGGACCGAGGTGCGCAACTTCCTGGTCGCCAACGCCGTGTACTGGTGCGAGGAGTTCCATCTCGACGGGCTGCGGGTGGACGCGGTCGCCTCGATGCTCTACCTCGACTACTCGCGCGATTCGGGGCAGTGGACGCCGAACGTGCACGGCGGACGGGAGGATCTCGACGCGGTCGCCTTCCTCCAGGAGATGAACGCCACCCTGTACCGGAGGGTCCCGGGGGTCATGACGATCGCCGAGGAGTCGACCGCGTGGGACGGGGTGACCCGGCCCACCGACAGTGGCGGGCTCGGCTTCGGTCTGAAGTGGAACATGGGCTGGATGCACGACTCGCTCGGCTACGTCCAGCACGAGCCGGTCCACCGCAAGTACCACCACCACGAGATGACGTTCTCCATGGTGTACGCGTACAGCGAGAACTACGTCCTGCCCATCTCCCACGACGAAGTGGTCCACGGCAAACGGTCGTTGGTGTCGAAGATGCCGGGCGACTGGTGGCAGCGACGGGCGACCGAGCGGGCGTACCTCGGTTTCATGTGGGCCCACCCCGGCAAGCAACTCCTCTTCATGGGACAGGAGTTCGCCCAGGGTTCCGAGTGGTCCGAGGCCGACGGGCCGGACTGGTGGCTGCTGGACCCCACGTACGCGGCAGAGCCCGATCACCGGGGTGTCCGCGATCTCGTCCGTGATCTCAACACCGTCTACCGGCGCACCCCCGCGCTCTGGCAGCGCGACACCGACCCTGCCGGTTTCCGTTGGGTGGCCGGGGACGCCGCCGAGGACAACGTGTTCGCCTTCCTCCGCTACGACGCGGCAGGAGCGCCCCTGTTGGCCGTCAGCAACTTCTCGCCGGTGGTCCGCCACGACTACCGTCTCGACGTTCCCGGCTCGGTCACCGCCTGGCAGGAGGTCCTCAACACGGACGCCGCCCGCTACGGAGGCGGCGACATCCTCAACCCCGGGGCGGTGACGCCCAGGTCGTCGGGCATCCGGCTGACTCTGCCACCGCTCGCCACGGTGTGGCTGACGCCGGCCCGAATGGGGTGA
- a CDS encoding AMP-dependent synthetase/ligase — protein MRDFALAPPTTAAPFTGGLADSVFDTAIREPDLVQLARRADPARQVWTKVTAAELRDEVVDLAKGFIASGISPGRRVAIMARTRYEWTVLCYALWAVGAEVVPIYPTSSRDQVAWILADSQCSAVVVEDEQGLMTVGSVCTSLPLLRNVWQLDDGALAQLVELGRSVATTTVDSLRRIVLPDSAAVIAYTSGTTGHPRGCALSHRSLASPCDTLLAGWRHTAAPPGEQPKVLAFLPFSHVYGLMVQNLCLRGGLLMGHEPDLSGEALSSAMLSFRPTYLYAVPSVFEKIYKNFLRAAQRSGRGSLFERAVDTARDFATAVERQRLGTGSGPGFDLRLQHALYERTVYRKLRGALGGRVCGAVSGGSPLNRELALFYSGIGILVHDGYGLTETCGGVTAQPVGREKFGTVGKPLPGTEIRVAEDGEILVHGTSVFQGYVNDEAGNRAALRGGWLATGDIGRLDKEGYLTITGRKKDIIITSSGKSVAPTALEHRLRMHPLVHQAVIVGDNRPCVGALITLDPEFLAHWRASLALQEDTPHRQAREENALREEIARAVAAANSAVSRSESIRVFRVLPEPFALSNGLLTPSMKLRRDAIVRHYAFEIDAMYQARTRSPRPNAAADELAHWDDSDNVFR, from the coding sequence ATGCGCGACTTCGCCCTCGCTCCCCCCACCACCGCCGCACCGTTTACGGGCGGTCTCGCCGACAGCGTCTTCGACACGGCGATCCGTGAACCGGACCTGGTGCAGCTCGCGCGCCGCGCCGATCCGGCCAGACAGGTCTGGACCAAGGTGACGGCCGCCGAACTGCGGGACGAGGTCGTCGACCTGGCCAAGGGGTTCATCGCCTCCGGCATCTCACCGGGCCGCCGGGTGGCCATCATGGCCCGCACCCGTTATGAGTGGACGGTGCTCTGCTACGCGCTCTGGGCGGTGGGCGCCGAGGTCGTGCCGATCTACCCGACCTCCTCCCGCGACCAGGTCGCCTGGATCCTCGCGGACTCGCAGTGCAGCGCCGTCGTCGTCGAGGACGAACAGGGCCTCATGACCGTCGGCTCGGTGTGCACCTCGCTGCCCCTGCTGCGCAACGTGTGGCAGCTGGACGACGGGGCCCTCGCCCAACTCGTGGAGCTGGGGCGGTCGGTGGCGACGACGACGGTCGACTCCTTGCGCCGGATCGTGCTGCCGGACTCGGCCGCGGTGATCGCCTACACGTCCGGCACGACCGGGCATCCGCGCGGCTGCGCCCTGAGTCACCGCAGTCTGGCCAGCCCCTGTGACACCCTGCTCGCGGGCTGGAGGCACACGGCGGCACCCCCCGGCGAACAGCCGAAGGTTCTCGCCTTCCTGCCCTTCTCCCACGTGTACGGCCTGATGGTCCAGAACCTGTGTCTGCGCGGCGGCCTCCTGATGGGCCACGAACCCGACCTGAGCGGGGAGGCGCTGTCCTCGGCGATGCTCTCCTTCCGGCCGACGTACCTGTACGCCGTGCCGTCGGTGTTCGAGAAGATCTACAAGAACTTCCTGCGCGCCGCCCAGAGATCGGGCCGGGGCAGCCTGTTCGAGCGTGCCGTCGACACCGCCCGCGACTTCGCGACGGCTGTCGAACGGCAGCGACTGGGCACGGGCTCCGGACCAGGCTTCGACCTGCGGCTCCAACACGCCCTCTACGAGCGGACGGTGTACCGCAAACTCCGTGGCGCCCTGGGCGGCCGGGTGTGCGGCGCGGTGTCGGGCGGCTCGCCCCTCAACCGTGAACTCGCCCTGTTCTACTCGGGGATCGGCATCCTCGTCCACGACGGCTACGGCCTCACCGAGACCTGCGGGGGCGTCACCGCACAGCCCGTGGGCCGGGAGAAGTTCGGGACGGTGGGAAAGCCACTGCCCGGCACGGAGATCCGGGTCGCGGAGGACGGCGAGATCCTGGTGCACGGCACCTCCGTCTTCCAGGGGTACGTGAACGACGAAGCCGGGAACCGGGCAGCGCTGCGGGGCGGCTGGCTGGCCACCGGGGACATCGGGCGGCTGGACAAGGAGGGGTATCTGACGATCACCGGGCGCAAGAAGGACATCATCATCACCAGCAGCGGCAAGAGCGTCGCCCCGACCGCCCTGGAGCATCGGCTGCGCATGCATCCGCTCGTGCACCAGGCGGTGATCGTGGGCGACAACCGGCCGTGTGTGGGCGCGCTGATCACCCTCGACCCGGAGTTCCTGGCCCACTGGCGCGCCTCGCTGGCCCTGCAGGAGGACACGCCGCACCGTCAGGCGCGCGAGGAGAACGCCCTGCGGGAGGAGATCGCCCGGGCCGTCGCCGCCGCCAACAGCGCGGTGTCGCGGTCCGAGTCGATCCGGGTCTTCCGGGTCCTCCCGGAGCCCTTCGCGCTCAGCAACGGCCTGCTGACCCCCTCGATGAAGCTGCGCCGGGACGCGATCGTGCGGCACTACGCCTTCGAGATCGACGCGATGTACCAGGCCAGGACACGCTCTCCCCGGCCGAACGCGGCGGCGGACGAACTCGCGCACTGGGACGACTCGGACAACGTGTTCCGCTGA
- a CDS encoding Gfo/Idh/MocA family protein, whose product MTSTAAPWSHAPVKVGLVGAGPWAQWVYARMLAAGPETELAGVWARRPEAAKETAAPYGAPVVARFEELLDSCEALAFAVPPAVQAELALRAAKAGKALLLEKPIAEDLGAARRLVDAIDEAGVVSQVTLTNRFHPETRRFLAAASEADVFGARAAFLSGAFLGGAFASPWRLEQGALLDLGPHVLDLLDASVGPITRVRGTGDPRRWIELTCEHENGAVSQASLSGSVNVAQGSARVELYGSGPQLVFDSAELDHEETWPVLRREFATAVRTGVSGELDARRGLRLQTLMAQVSEG is encoded by the coding sequence GTGACCAGTACCGCCGCACCGTGGTCGCACGCGCCCGTCAAGGTCGGGCTCGTCGGCGCCGGACCCTGGGCGCAGTGGGTGTACGCACGCATGCTGGCCGCCGGGCCCGAGACCGAACTCGCCGGGGTCTGGGCGCGTCGCCCGGAGGCGGCAAAGGAGACGGCGGCGCCGTACGGCGCCCCGGTCGTCGCCCGGTTCGAGGAACTGCTCGACTCCTGCGAGGCGCTGGCGTTCGCCGTGCCGCCCGCCGTCCAGGCCGAACTCGCCCTGCGCGCCGCGAAGGCGGGCAAGGCGCTGCTGCTGGAGAAGCCGATCGCCGAGGATCTCGGGGCGGCCCGCCGGCTGGTGGACGCGATCGACGAGGCGGGGGTCGTCTCCCAGGTGACCCTGACGAACCGCTTCCACCCCGAGACGCGCCGGTTCCTGGCGGCGGCGAGCGAGGCGGATGTGTTCGGCGCTCGGGCGGCCTTTCTGAGCGGTGCCTTCCTCGGCGGCGCGTTCGCGAGCCCCTGGCGGCTCGAACAGGGCGCGCTGCTCGATCTGGGACCGCACGTCCTCGACCTCCTCGACGCCTCCGTGGGGCCGATCACTCGGGTGCGCGGCACCGGAGATCCGCGCCGGTGGATCGAACTCACCTGCGAACACGAGAACGGTGCGGTCAGCCAGGCGTCCCTGTCCGGTTCGGTGAACGTGGCACAGGGCTCCGCCCGCGTCGAACTCTACGGATCCGGCCCGCAGTTGGTGTTCGACAGCGCGGAACTCGACCACGAGGAGACCTGGCCGGTCCTGCGCCGCGAGTTCGCGACCGCCGTGCGCACCGGTGTCTCCGGTGAGCTCGACGCCCGTCGCGGGCTGCGTCTGCAGACGCTGATGGCCCAGGTGTCCGAGGGCTGA
- a CDS encoding cyclic nucleotide-binding domain-containing protein, with amino-acid sequence MTKATKLLTALPPPRRERLLALATEVSFPEDCRIFEQGGTADRFWVVRSGAVSLVQQVTPVQRVTVASLGSGDLLGWSWLFPPHQWDFGAEAFSPVRAYEFHAASVLELCEEEPALGLQLVRVIAEILAHRLELTRGRLMDHFSLHKRGPG; translated from the coding sequence ATGACCAAAGCGACAAAGCTGCTGACCGCCCTTCCTCCGCCACGCCGTGAGCGGCTGCTCGCACTCGCGACGGAGGTGTCCTTCCCCGAGGACTGCAGGATCTTCGAGCAGGGCGGCACCGCCGACCGCTTCTGGGTCGTCCGCTCAGGCGCGGTCTCCCTGGTCCAGCAGGTGACGCCGGTGCAGCGGGTGACCGTGGCCAGCCTCGGGTCGGGCGATCTGCTCGGCTGGTCCTGGCTCTTCCCGCCCCACCAGTGGGACTTCGGCGCCGAGGCGTTCAGTCCCGTACGCGCGTACGAGTTCCACGCGGCGTCGGTGCTGGAACTCTGTGAGGAGGAACCGGCCCTCGGGCTGCAACTGGTGCGGGTCATCGCCGAGATCCTCGCCCATCGGCTGGAGCTGACCCGGGGCCGGCTGATGGACCACTTCTCCCTGCACAAGCGGGGGCCGGGCTGA